The genomic DNA CGGTGCATATACTTCTGAAACACCTTTAACTTTCGAAATTTTATCAGTTAACTCATCTAAAGTTTGTAGAGACGTTCCTTCATCTAATTTTTTGTTTGATTGAATCACTAACGTACTTGGTGAAGAAAAGCCAGGCGGAAAATGATCTTCTATTACGTTAATCCCCATCTTTGATTCGTACTTATTGTCTACTTCAAATAAATCATTGTAATTAAGTGTATTAGAATATTTTAATACGAAAGGAATCGATATCACGAATACAATAATTAAAGCTACAAATGGTCTTGCTACTGAGTTTTTCGCAAAGAATCCCCATAAGCGACTGTCTTCATGACCTTTAAATGTTTTAACTGGATAAAACATTCCTTTTCCTAAAAGTACCATGAAAAATGGATTTAAAGTGGTTAAAACGAGTAGTAATACTAAAACACCAATTGCTACCGCTGAGGTAGATTGATATAATTTAAAACTTGCTAAAGCAAGTGATGCAAAACCAATAAGTACCGCTATCCCGCTATACAATACGGTTTTACCTGCCGATTTAAATGTTTCTTTCGTAGCTAAAAATGCGTTTTCTTGTTTACTTAATTCTTCTTTAAATCTCGTAAATAATAAAATGTTATAGTCTGTTCCCACTCCAAACAGAACGACTACTACGAAGACTTGCGTAAAGTTTGAAAACGGAAAATTAAATTGATCTACAAGATGAGCAATAATCCCCATTGAAACTAAGTACGATACCCCAACTGTAAGAAGAGAAACAATCGGAACAACAGGTGAACGGAATACAATGATTAATACTACAAGAATGAAAATGATTGAAATAACTTCAGTCTTTTTCACTCCTTCTTGAGAAGATTTAAGAAAATCACCCGCTATTAAGTCACTTCCTGTTAAGTACGTTTTTACCTCTTTCGTTTGCACTTTTTCATGAAGATTATTTGAAACTTTCGATATTTCACCATGTTTTTTATCTATCGATATTTGCGTTAAAATAGTCGTATTATCTTTAGAAACTAATTGTTTCTCCAAGTCTTTATTATCTAAATGTGAAACAACTTCCTTTATTCCTAATTGCTCTTTTTCATTTTGCAGGGCTTCGATTGTTTTTGTTATTTCCTCTTTTTGCTTAGTTGTTAAAGCTGTTTTACTTCCACTATTAAAAACAGCTATAATGTCATACTTTTCAGTCCCGTCTTTATCCATTTCTTTTATCATTTTGTCAGCAATACTACTTTGTTCTGTATTAGGAATCGTAATGTGCCCTTTTTCTTTCACTAATTTATCCATATTAGGCATCGTTACGATCATTGTAATAGTAATAACTATCCATAATAGAAAAGATAAACTTCTCAAATTTTTTAGCTTGCTCATTTTAATCATCTCCCGTTATGAAAATTGTAAGGGAATGAATATTCATTCCTACTCTTTTAAAAACACTTTTTTCGGAATGAACGTTCATTCCTATAATTCTATTAAATTATTTTTAGCTCCATTACTCTTGATAATACGGAATGAATGTTCATTCCTGTCCTTATAACGCTATAGAATCAAATGATTCTAATAGCATTCCAACAACTTTCTTCCAGTTCTTTTACCAATTCTTCTGTATATTCTAATTGCCCTGTTTCCATTACTTTAATTAATTTTTCAATCGGTTGATATACAATGATAATTAAAGCAATTGGTGGTAATGGACGAAGAAAACCTTTTTCGATTCCATCTTCTATCAAGTCCATAAAGAAGCCCATAAAGTCCTCGAATATTTCATTACTATGTTCATCGAGAAAATAACTATCACAGTGAGAATTTGTAAAAAGAAAAGCATCTGCATTTTGTCTCGCAAATTCAAATAAACGGTTGTACGTATGGCTAAACTGTTCAC from Bacillus basilensis includes the following:
- a CDS encoding TetR family transcriptional regulator yields the protein MAKNKQEDIFDAAIQLFAERGYDGTTIPMIAEKAKVGAGTIYRYFENKEALVNSLFTKSVLQLSELIKTDFPVNANIREQFSHTYNRLFEFARQNADAFLFTNSHCDSYFLDEHSNEIFEDFMGFFMDLIEDGIEKGFLRPLPPIALIIIVYQPIEKLIKVMETGQLEYTEELVKELEESCWNAIRII